The nucleotide sequence GCCTATACGGTCGGCTATCACGCCAAAGACGAGTGGCAAAAAGTACTGTATAGCGGTTACGTTACCTATAATACTTCCTTTTTCGGTATGCGAAAGACCTAATCCGCCTTGGTCAGTTGAAGCTACTAAATACAAGGGGAGAAGGGTAAAGATACCGTAGAAGCCCCAACGTTCCATCAGTTGGAGGAAACTTGCTACCCAGAAGTTGGGTGAGAAAGTTTTGAGTGTTTGACCAAAGGATTTTTTATTTTCTGACATAGTTCATTTATTTTTGATATCTGTTTGAAAAGGCTCTGAAAATTTTATTGTAAAAGGAGGTGATACATATTTAGGTTTGTTTTTAGGAAAAATTGTAATTAACCTCTATAACATATGGCAAAACAATTGATTATTAGGGCAATCAGCTTAGACAAAGTTTGAAACTTTGGTTAAGAGCAGGGTGCATCACATTTTACTTTTTGATTCATAGTATACGCTGAATTAAAGTGCAAAAGTAAGAGCATTTTTGCTTCTATAAAAATAAAAAAGGGGTTTTATACAAAGGGGGTTGGAGATGTTATAAATATAACAACGCTCATAATGCCATTAATACTGGAAATGCCAATAATGCCATAATTCAACTTTGACAAAGTTTAAAACTTTGCCAAAGTTCGAGACGAAAAAGCGATGACAGCCATAGAGAATTAGCAAATTAAAAAATGAGAGAATTAGAAAATAGGGGGAGGTTGAGGGGTTCGGAAGATATCGAAAGGGTTCGGAAGGACGGGTTGAGATAAAAGGTAAAAGATGAGCTGTAATTTGGGTGGGGTTAGCTTATAGAGAGCTTATAGGAAGCTTATACGAATCTTGGACGATTGGTATAGGAAGGGTATATAAGTGGTTGGTTCATAATATAATACAACAACGCTAAAAATGTTAAAAACGGGGTTTCGAGGCGAAAGAAAGAGGAATCCTCACCCCGTCCCTCTCCCAAGGAGAGGGGGAATGTGGCGACGGAAAAGAGAAGAAATGACGAGTGACGAATGATGAATGACGGAGGTAATGTGAGGTTATAGCGGCGACGGGCAGTCGTAGCACGGCTGGCAAATTAATTAGCAAATTTATGTGGGGTACACAGGCGTTTTATTAATAGCAGATGAGCAGATAAGAAGTGACAAAAATAATATAAATAGTGTATAATTCTTTCGTAGATAGCATATTTTTCTTACTTTTGCCCCAAAATCTTAAAAACAGATAATAGAATGGCAGACACTCAACTCACTCCCGAACAATATGAACTTTTCAAAAATGCTGAAAATCGTCTCAAGCAGAAACGATTGTTATATCTTCACTTCTTTGTCTTTGTGTTAGGCTCTATCTTTTTTGTAGTAGCCAATAAGGTATTAGACTATGGAGCGACCTATAATTGGTATTTGTGGGCGATACTCTTATGGCTTTTCATCTGGCTGTGGCACGCTATAAATGTATTTGTATTGCATCGCTTCTTAGGAAAGGAATGGCAAGAAAAGCAACGCGAACAACTGATAGCAGCCCAACAGAAAAAACTTATAAAGATGGAAGCCGCAGTAGAAAAAGAGCTTGCTACACAAAAGGAACAAGCAAAACGTGAATTGGCAGCTGAACAGGCTGAGAAAGATAACGAGCAAACCAATACGCCGTCTACAAACTTTTAACTGTTCACTTTTCACTTTTCACTAAATATGATAACTCTTATAGCTGCTGTTGCCGAGAATAATGCTATTGGCAAAGGAGACCAACTGTTATGGCATTTGCCTGAAGATTTTAAGCATTTCAAACGCCTCACGACGGGACACTGCATTATAATGGGACGGAAGACCTTCGAGACTTTCCCCAAACCTTTGCCTAACCGTATACATATTGTTATTACGCGCCAGAAAGGGTATGCGAAAGAGGGAGCTGTGGTGGTTTCTTCAGTTGAAGAGGCTATAGAAAAGGCTTTGGCAATAGACCCTAACCCTTACGTGATAGGCGGTGGAGAAATCTATGCACAAGCCCTCCTCTTTGCCGATGCGATAGAACTCACACGGGTACATCACACTTTTGCCGAAGCTGATGTATTCTTTCCTGAGTTTAACCGTGAAGAATGGGAGTTAGTAGCCTCTGAGCGTTTTGAAAAAGACGAACGGCACGCTTATGGGTTTACTTTTGAAAGATACGTTGTAACACGGTCGTAGCACGACGGGTAGCCGTAACACGGCGGGCAGTTGTAGCACGACAGGCAATTTTGTAGTGATTATAATATACCAATACTGGTTGTGAAATAGAAAATATTACGCGTAGAAGCGAGTTATAAATAGAATAAAAATGAAAAAATGGATTGGCTCCTTTGCTCTATGGCTAATGGGGTGGAAGATAGAATTACAAGGTGATTTGAAAACTTTAAATCGCTGTGTATTAGTAGTAGCACCGCACACTACTAATTGGGAGTTTGTTTTGGGTATCTTGGCTTATTGGAAGATGGAAAAACCGATTAAACTCATTATAAAAGACGCACATACCAAAGCGTGGTACGGCTGGTTAGTGCGCAAGTTAGGAGGGATTGGCATCAATCGTTCACAGCGCAATCACTTGATAGAATTTGTTACTGAACTCTTTAAGAAAGAAGACTTTAGCTTGGTAGTAACCCCTGAGGGAACGCGTTCTAAGGTGAACAAGTGGCGTATGGGCTTCTACCATATAGCTCTTTCTGCCCAAGTACCCATAGTTTTAGGTGCTGGTGATTTTAAGAAGAAAATGATATATATCGGGAAGACCATTAGCATAGAAGACTTACAAACGCTCCCACAAGAGCAAATAATGGAGGAAATACAGAACTTTTATAAGGATATTACTCCTAAATACCCCGAGCAGTGGAACCCTAAAATTTATTGATGTGAAAGCAGTCGTTATAAGGAATTGAATAATATAAAAAGTCAGCTTTTATAGCTGACTTTTTATATTATTGTATCATTTCCCAAAGTTTGTCTTTCAGTTGCTGAATACCTTTGCCCGATACCGACGAGATAAACAAGAAAGGCGTATCACCTAATCCTGTTGCTACTTCTTGACGAATAGCTTCGGTGAGCTCGTCGTCTAACATATCCGATTTTGAAATAGCTATGAGGCGGTCTTTGTCCAGTAGTTCAGGGTTGTATTCTTTGAGTTCATTTAACAAGATATGATACTCAGCTATGATATCCTTGCTGTCGGCAGGAATGAGGAATAGCAATACCGAGTTGCGCTCTATATGTCGCAAGAAGTAATGCCCTAAACCTTTACCCTCGGCAGCACCCTCTATAATACCAGGGATATCGGCTACTACAAACGATTGGTAATCGCGGTTTTGCACAATACCCAAGTTGGGTTTGAGGGTTGTGAATGGATAATCGCCTATTTTTGGCTTAGCAGAAGTAATTACCGATAGCAGTGTAGATTTGCCTGCATTGGGGAAGCCTACAAAACCTACATCGGCTAACACTTTTAACTCTAAAAGCAACTCGCGTTCTTCACCAGGGAGACCTGGTTGGGCGTAGCGCGGGGTTTGGTTAGTAGCTGTGCGGAAATGCCAGTTGCCTAACCCTCCTTTACCACCGCGCAAAGCGATGATTTCTTGTCCGTCTTCAGTAATTTCAAAGAGTACTTCCTCGGTTTCAGCATCTTTAACAATGGTTCCTAAGGGGACTTCCAAAGTGATATCTTTACCGTCGGCACCAAAACTACGGTTGGCTCCTCCGGCTTCTCCGTGTTCGGCACGGAAGTGCTGTTGGAACTTGAAGTGTATGAGTGTCCAAAGGTGCTTATTGCCACGCAAGATGATATGCCCTCCACGACCGCCATCGCCCCCATCAGGACCTCCTTTGGGTACGAACTTCTCGCGGTGTAGGTGCATAGAACCTGCGCCTCCTTTGCCAGAGGCAACGTATATCTTTACGTAGTCGGTGAAATTGCCTTCGGTCATTGGGGATTATTCAGCTTTGAGTTTGTCGATAGTTTCAGAAAGGCGGGTAGTAATTTCTTCGATAGTACCTATACCATTAATCGTGTGATATTTACCTTGCGTTTGATAGAAAGTGATAAGAGGAGCTGTTTTTTCGTTATATTCAGTGAAACGGTTGCGTATTTTCTCTTCGTCTTGGTCATCAGTGCGACCACTCACTTTACCGCGCTCTACCAATCGTTTGATGAGTACCTCGTCATCAGCTTCCAAGGCAAGAGTACCGTGAATGCGCATTCCTTTGCTGTCTAAGAAAGCATCGAGGGCTTCGGCTTGTGCGATAGTACGAGGGAAGCCGTCGAAAATAAAGCCTTCGGCATTAGGGTTCTTTTCAACTTCCTCTTGTAGCATTTGTATAGTAACTTCATCGGGTACGAGGTCGCCTTTATCCATATACGATTGAGCGAGCTTGCCGAGTTTGGTTTCGTTCTTGATATTGTAGCGGAAAATATCGCCGGTAGAGATGTGTACTAAGTTGTATTTATCTTTCAAAAAAGCGGCTTGGGTGCCTTTGCCAGCTCCTGGTTTGCCGAAAAGTACTAAATTTGTCATCGTTAATGAAGTGTTTAATTGATATACTTGGGGTAAGTTACGCGCTATCTCGTCAAAATCCAATCCATAGCCCACGATAAATCGGTTAGGGATAGGTTTACCTACATAGTCTATTTTGAGGTCTTTTTTGTAGGCATCGGGTTTGAAGAATAGGGTAGCCACGCGGAAAGAGTTTACCTTTTTGTCTTCGAAAATGCGGTAAATCTCTTCTAAGGTGTTACCGGTGTCGATAATGTCTTCCAAGATTACCACATCACGTCCTTCCACTGGGGTAGAAAGCCCAATGAGTTGGTGTATTTTTCCAGTAGACTGGGTACCCTCGTAAGATGCCATTTTTACGAATGATATTTCACATTCGCCTTTGTAGTGCCTTAGAAAGTCGGCAGCGAACATAAAAGAACCGTTGAGTATGGCGATGAAAATGGGGCGTGATTCTTGCAAATCTTGATATACCTCGCTTGCCATTCGTTCGGCAATTTGGTTGAGTTCCTCGGCAGATACGTAAGGCTCAAAAGTCTTATCGTGTAATTTTATCAGTTCCATTGTTTAGTCATTAGTGATTAGGGTTTAAATTCCAAATTCTTTTTTTATTTTCCTTTTTACTTCCTCAATTTAATTGATGCTCCTACTGCAATTGTTGGCTTGTCTCCTAAAATAAATTGCAAAAGTAATCAATTTTAATGAATGAGCAAAATCTGTTTTTTCTAAATATTGTAAAGAGCAAAGCTATAACAAACGTCGCGTTTCTCATAGTTTATACAAAAATAGATTGTCCTATATCTGTTAATATCAATTCTTTGCCTTTTGCCTTAAAACTTCTCTTTGCTAAATCCTTATCATCTAACTTAATGAGGTTAAAAGTGTCGTAATGATACCCCAACACCTTGTTGCATTTCACAAAGTCCGAAGCCATAATAGCGTCTTCCACGTCCATTGT is from Capnocytophaga ochracea DSM 7271 and encodes:
- the obgE gene encoding GTPase ObgE, with translation MTEGNFTDYVKIYVASGKGGAGSMHLHREKFVPKGGPDGGDGGRGGHIILRGNKHLWTLIHFKFQQHFRAEHGEAGGANRSFGADGKDITLEVPLGTIVKDAETEEVLFEITEDGQEIIALRGGKGGLGNWHFRTATNQTPRYAQPGLPGEERELLLELKVLADVGFVGFPNAGKSTLLSVITSAKPKIGDYPFTTLKPNLGIVQNRDYQSFVVADIPGIIEGAAEGKGLGHYFLRHIERNSVLLFLIPADSKDIIAEYHILLNELKEYNPELLDKDRLIAISKSDMLDDELTEAIRQEVATGLGDTPFLFISSVSGKGIQQLKDKLWEMIQ
- a CDS encoding 1-acyl-sn-glycerol-3-phosphate acyltransferase, whose product is MKKWIGSFALWLMGWKIELQGDLKTLNRCVLVVAPHTTNWEFVLGILAYWKMEKPIKLIIKDAHTKAWYGWLVRKLGGIGINRSQRNHLIEFVTELFKKEDFSLVVTPEGTRSKVNKWRMGFYHIALSAQVPIVLGAGDFKKKMIYIGKTISIEDLQTLPQEQIMEEIQNFYKDITPKYPEQWNPKIY
- a CDS encoding adenylate kinase → MELIKLHDKTFEPYVSAEELNQIAERMASEVYQDLQESRPIFIAILNGSFMFAADFLRHYKGECEISFVKMASYEGTQSTGKIHQLIGLSTPVEGRDVVILEDIIDTGNTLEEIYRIFEDKKVNSFRVATLFFKPDAYKKDLKIDYVGKPIPNRFIVGYGLDFDEIARNLPQVYQLNTSLTMTNLVLFGKPGAGKGTQAAFLKDKYNLVHISTGDIFRYNIKNETKLGKLAQSYMDKGDLVPDEVTIQMLQEEVEKNPNAEGFIFDGFPRTIAQAEALDAFLDSKGMRIHGTLALEADDEVLIKRLVERGKVSGRTDDQDEEKIRNRFTEYNEKTAPLITFYQTQGKYHTINGIGTIEEITTRLSETIDKLKAE
- a CDS encoding dihydrofolate reductase, whose product is MITLIAAVAENNAIGKGDQLLWHLPEDFKHFKRLTTGHCIIMGRKTFETFPKPLPNRIHIVITRQKGYAKEGAVVVSSVEEAIEKALAIDPNPYVIGGGEIYAQALLFADAIELTRVHHTFAEADVFFPEFNREEWELVASERFEKDERHAYGFTFERYVVTRS
- a CDS encoding 2TM domain-containing protein, whose protein sequence is MADTQLTPEQYELFKNAENRLKQKRLLYLHFFVFVLGSIFFVVANKVLDYGATYNWYLWAILLWLFIWLWHAINVFVLHRFLGKEWQEKQREQLIAAQQKKLIKMEAAVEKELATQKEQAKRELAAEQAEKDNEQTNTPSTNF